The sequence below is a genomic window from Lolium perenne isolate Kyuss_39 chromosome 7, Kyuss_2.0, whole genome shotgun sequence.
CTGAAATccagaatcatttcattaggaatCATGTTTCCCGTAGTGATATTGAGCTATGCTATGTACCAACCAAAGACCAActcgccgatatattcacgaagcctcttgatgaagcaaggttttgctatttgaggaatgagctaaatatcaatgattcgaggagtatagcttgaccatcttgcaaacacaccttattctcaaaactttatttggtttagatgtgggcatggagatacggggagtgcggtttaaattattgagctatccctccccccataatgcccatAGTAAGAAATCATTCCTTTTATATCATGCGTTGATATGTGAGTTTCAATGACGAGTATTGGTTTTTAGACCCAAGAtacatcttcgcggtgccataccataacaatcatacatggtggcctaggccaccacactcttctttgtgaagagttggcgtTATTTGGAGCTTAATGGATTTTATTCGCCATCTACATGtttttatgggaaatcactctagtttagcCTTTATTTGCTTAagccttgcaaacttgagtgatcatgtaccattaacagtttgtgctATCTAAACCCAAGCCTATTCTCATCTATAAACATTTCCATCTTGCACATAAGTCTTTTTGCTGAAACTTGGTTCGGAAGTCATTGGACGGAAATTGTTGGCCTCTCATCTAGCTAGTCAATTTGCCACCGATACATGACATGATACTCATTGTGTTATCTCATATATGGGTGAGTGCAAATAAGTATGCTTGATGGGCCGGATATTTCGAATTTCTGAGTGCTTCAGAAACCCGGAATATCTGGCCCTGTTGGAGGCCAAAATTTCCGCCAGGGTCAGAATTTCCGCCCTGTTGGTGGCCGGAATATCTGGTCTCACCGGAATTTCCGGACTAGTGTTCTGCGAGGGGATTTGTAGGGCACGCGGGGTGGGCCGTTGCCCAGCAACCAGTTTCCCACCCTCGTGCCCTCTCTCCTCCTCACAGCCGGCGATGGCTTCCCGACCTCGCCGGAGCAACTCAGGACACTCCCCTCCGCGGTTTTTGGCCGAGGATCGTTTCACTCATCTCTAGGGTCACTTCCCTCCAAGCATTTTTGCCCATGGACTCCGGTAAACCTTGCTATCTAGTTTTGGAgtttcttgtcttttttgtcaatatGCTTGGAGGATATGCATCCCTAGTGGTTAAAATGTCTTGCATTACATAGTAGAATCAATCTAGTGTGCCGATCTACTGCTTAGGCCTAGAATCTGCTCAAAAACGCTGCTGTCGCCAGGGTGGAAATTCTGGCCCCGACAAGGAACCGAAATTCTGGCTTGGTGGGAATTTCCGCCCCTGGACGACACTAGAATTTCTGGCCTGTAAGGTGTTTGTAGCACAACTTTTGAACGTCTATGTCCACAATAGTTCGAACATAAATTGATGTTACTGTATACTGAATGTTTCTTTGATATGACTTGTGTGCTCACTCGTCCCATGCTATCCATCTTATTCTTCTCACAGATAGCTCGCGCACGAGACGCCGCCCTCGCAAAGACCACGACATTAGACATTCTGCTACGAGGAAGTCTGCCACCATGGGCTAGAAAGGAAAGGACTTGCGGATCAACTACAATGATACGTACTCCATTGAGTATGCAGCTATCCGGTAGAAGAACCGGTATGAGGACATGGAGAGGGACTTGGAGATTGAGGACACTCGTTTCTAGTGCACTGAGTAGCTGTTCATATACAAAGACATTTATCAGAAGATGGACAAAGTGAGACCGATGCATCCTCTTGCTCTGGATACTCTTGCTGAGAAGAATCACTTTCAGGATGCTGTGTGGGTGACTAAACAGATGGAGCTGCATAAGTTGATGTGGCTGCAGCAGGACTACATCGTTCCACTCATTCAACATTTTTACTCCACTCTTGCCTTCAAAAAGGATGAGGAACATACCATGATGTGGATGACTGGCACTACTCCCTGTCAAGCCAACTTTCACAGGTTTGTTGAGCTTATTGGATACCCCTTCCACGCTGGCCATCGTCTCCATGGTCCAAATCCCCCTGACAAGGACTCACTCTATGAGCTCTATTCTGAGCATGGTAAAGTTGGCACTACTACCGGTCTCCTTCCACTGTATGATCAACTTTTTCGTTTCTTTCGGGACAACATTGCCCCAAGTGGAGGGAACCGTGATGTTATTCGTGCAGCCCTGGTGAGCCTTCTTGCTCTTGCCTGCGAGTGTGTTGAAGATGATGATAATAAGGACTACACTGTTGATGTTATGGAGTATATCTTCCACGAGGTACACGATGCGATGGTGAGTTGGACTACCATGCCATATGCTCCTTATATTCAGCTGCTCATTGATAACACAGTTGTGACTGAGGATTTGAGCGAGTACCCTCGAGTGGAACATAAGGTAAAGAAGACCTATCGGAAGAGAAAGACTGATGCCCCTCCTGCCCCTACGGCTGGGTCCTTATGGGAGATGCCCATGCTAGTGGCACCGCGCTTGGCCGCTCAGCTGCCTCACCTCTTAttcagaaggaggtgaagaagctGAACTGGTTCCAAAGGAATGTCctctgcatgaacattgagatacaCAAGGAGAACTTCCAGGCTAGCCGCCATCATGCCGATATCCAACATACACATGCGGTCATTCTGcataagctcagtggtgagcaaggtccTCCTCCTCAGCCTCCTGTCCACCCCTCCTACAACAGTTGGCACTCTTCTCAGGTTCACTGGTCAGAGATCGAGCAAAGTATTCTGAGGAGCGGCATCTCTCGTACTCCACCAACCGTAGAGGACAGCGAGGCCGAGTATGAGTAAGGCTCGAGCTCAATGATTCTCTTGGGGTGCTTAGCATCACTCTTCTCCCTTTTTGGCATTTCGatgtcaaagggggagaagttgttcTATGTAGGGTATCTCTGGGATTTGCATGGGAGGACACAAGCATATGCCTTTTACCACTCTTTGAGAGCTTGTGTCCCTTTTATTTGTTGAATATTTGGCTTTCATTTGTGTTGAACTATGTTATGTGTGCTTGGAGTATGGTTTATTATGTGAGACATGGATTTCGGTATTTTATATCACAATATGGGTATGATCTCTATCTCAAAGTCTCAACTATATGTGATTATGTCTCTTGCTCATATTATCGTGTTATGTTGCCTAGCCTATCCGACGAGGTCACTTGAACCTATGTGtggtgcatttgtattcaaatgcaaactacTTATAtgtacacatctagggggagtgcctctatcttAGTGTCAACATGTTGTCTGGTGCTAGTAAGTTTATTGCAAAtccgtgtgttgtcatcaaacaccaaaaagggggagattgaaagcacATCTCTCCATAATTAtgattttgtgtgtttgatgaaaaCATATGTGATGATCTAATGTGGCTTAGTGTGCATATATAATCTACATTATAGTTTGAAGTGAGAAGTATTAAAAAGGGGATAAGCCGTTGATGAAAAGGAAGAATTATGGAATTTCCAGGCCGGAAATTCCGGGCCGGAAATTCTGAAAATTTCCAGCCCCCAAAATTTCACTAAGGACTTAAGGTCCCGAGCCACTGGATGCCCCCCGGAAATTTTCCCGGACATTTGTGTCGAGTGCGCGGAAATTCCGGCCCCAACTAACACCGGAATTTCTAGCCCTAAAAGTTTGCAACAACTACAATtggtggggggtataaataccccttcttcttCCAGCTCAAGTTGCTCATTCCTGCACAAGTTcatccaccattagagccacaccAAGAAATACAAGATTCACTAGATCTCCTCCCCCAACCATCCAAAGCTCTTaatctttggagaatcgaaggagaatacCCCGATCTACACCTTCAGCGAAGTGATTTACTTTTCCCCCTCCTTTGcttgagggcccctttgctagtgttcctctttggaaaccctagttgtttgtggttgatttgttcttgttgttgttattgttgtgttGTTGCagatattgggagcctccaattcggttgcggatgtgtgccccaagaactttgtaaaggcccgatttccgcctcgaggaaatcccttagtggaagtgtgcTAGGCCTTCATggtgttgctcacaggagacATGAGTGGGGCCTTTGTGGCATTGGTCTGACTTTTgtggcaaccacactcctccaaacgtagacgtacttcccctcaaaaggaaggaactacgagaatcatctctgtgtctccgcgtgctccactcttggTTACATCTATCCTTAATAGCTCTATTATATCTTGTCTAGATATATCTTACTTAGTTGtagatcttgtcatataggtaaattcacatagttgcatatctagagaatttacctttgtgtcaagtctaaattgaaaaagaactaaaaattggttaacaCCTAATCACCCCCCTCtatgtgcggcatacgatcctttcaaatgttcccttcttgaaggcatcgcttTTTGAGATGATAGATTTATGGTACTATCTTGGTGGTGTTTGGCCCGCGGTTACAAGGAGTATGTCACTATAGCGGGACTTTGTTTTCTGTCAttcgttttttttgttttttttggttgtgtgcatctgtTTTGGTAATAGGGCACTGTGTTGTTGCAtaggctaggtgtaattggtatcgtcactatattaatatattccctttatctaaAAATGGCTCCTGGCCGATCCTCTAAAATTATGTATCTCCCTAAAAATTAAGAAGGAAAAAGGCTGCTATTGTTGCAATTCAAGACATAATTCCGCAACATTCGAAATACAAATTCACAATATTCATAGTGCAAACACACGAATAGCATAATGATCTAGCTTGTGCACTCGTATTGGACTTGTTAAAGCATTCATAGATTTGTTACAACAATAAATTGTGTGGTTGCTTAACTAAGAGAGTACACTGCGTTATCAAGAAGTCCTCGATCATTACACGGGAAGTACAACGCATTATCCTCATGCATCATCTGACCATTTAAGGCATCTCTTTTTTGTACTTCATGACAGAGCTACGAATTTCAAATGAAATCGAGTAAGCAACACATCGGCATATATCCCTCTCCTACCTCATTCACAAGAAGGAAAAGAGCAAAAAGTACCTTTGTTGGCATTGTGCTGAACACCATGGGTACGCCCTTGGGACGGGAAGGGGAGgatgctgctgcggcctgttctgACCCTTCTACGAAGAAATTGcgtgctattttaaaccttgaaaAAAATTAAACCCGGTTTATAATTTGTGTTGAAGTTTCAGAAAAGAAGCAAATTGGTCCACTCTCACTCCTAGATAGAAAGCCCTGTTCTTAATATTCCCTCTGTCCAAGTGCACCACATCTCAGATCCCAAATCCACATGTCATGCATGAAGCAACAAAAACCACAGTCCACAGCAGCTGCTGCTAGGGGAAGCAACAAAAACGGAGGCCCCACATGCAGTGAGGCAACGGAGGTCCCGCTTTTAAAGGAAGCAACGCCCCATCGGCAACCACACCCCAGTCAAGCCAGGGTCGCCTCCCCAGTCCGTCTCCACTCTCCACCCGCGCGAGCGCGAGATCCGGAGGCGGCTGACGCGCGCCATGGGGAAGCCGGCCAAGCCCtcgcccgccgcgccgccgccgccgccgccgtccaagACGGTGCACTCCGCGCTGCTCACCTACGCCTCCATGCTCTCGCTGCTCTCCCTCTGCCCGCCCTTCGTCATCCTCCTGTAAGCGCCTCCTCATCCTCCCCCCCTCGATCCCGATCCCGCATCTGACCCCTGGCCGTTCCGCTCTCGCAGGTGGTACACGATGGTGCACGCGGACGGATCGGTGGTGCAGACGTACCAGCACCTCCGCGACCACGGCCTCCTGGAGGGGCTCAGGTCCATCTGGCCCATGCCCACGGTCGTCGCCGGGAAGATCATCCTCGGCTTCGCCCTCTTCGAGGCCGCCCTGCAGCTGCTTCTCCCCGGGAAGCGCTTCGAGGGGCCCGTCTCGCCCTCCGGGAACGTGCCCGTCTACAAGGTACTCTAATCCGCTCTCCGCTCTCGATTTCCTAGCTCATCGATCGTGCCTAGCTCACTAGTTTGGTTCCTGCAGTAGCCTCTACTAATTAATTACTGTAAGATCGTACCTTCATTTAATTACTACCTGCTACGTCAGCATCACTGACCTGTACTTGTATTAAATTATTATTAACAGTGCTCTCTTCTTCCTGCCAGGCAAATGGTTTGCAAGCATATGCAGTGACACTCGCCACTTACCTAAGCCTTTGGTGGTAAGATCGACTACCTTATTGTCTTGGCTGGAACTACTGATTAAACTCAAATTACAACATTATTAATCGTTGTGGTGCTTTTCATCCATGAACAATACAGTGACTTGCCCCTACTTGCATGGCCATCTGTTTTCTTCTTGCAGTGCTATGAATCTAAATGATATGATAAGGACTACTTGTAGGCTAACTTATATCTCCATTCACTAACAAAAAAATTCATGTCAGGTTTGGAATTTTTAACCCTGCGATAGTATATGATCATTTGGGGGAGATCTTCTCGACTCTTGTCTTTGGAAGCTTTGTGTTCTGTATTTTGCTGTACATAAAGGTGCGCTTATTTAATAGATCTTTGTTTGCGCAGATACTTATGTACGAGTACTATGCTTTCTTTGTTGGTAGATAATTTATTTATTTCACCTTTTAGGGCCATGTAGCACCATCTTCATCTGATTCTGGATCCTCAGGGAACGCGATAATCGATTTCTACTGGGTAAGTCTTATTATATCCATGTGATATATTTTTTACATTGCCTGGAGTTATGAGCTATGTCCTGTGGACTTGCTGATTCATGTATCTAAAATGCATATTTTCAGGGAATGGAACTGTATCCTCGGATTGGCAAGCATTTTGACATCAAAGTCTTCACAAACTGCCGTTTTGGGATGATGTCCTGGGCTGTTCTCGCTGTAACCTACTGCATCAAGCAGGTCAGAACATTGTAGTAATATTTAAACTAGTCTCACTCAAACAGCACACTTTTAAATTGTTTGCTATCGGATTTTGTTTATCTTTGTGCCTATATTCCTTCATGTGTTATATTCATACTAAACAATGTAAAGATAGAAAGCCTCTGTTAGTGTTTATGCTACATGCTGCAGTTCTCTATCAAACTCAGTTGGTCTCTATGAACTTTGAGATGCAGTATGAAATGAATGGCCGAGTTGCAGACTCCATGCTTGTCAATACTGCACTGATGTTGATCTATATCACTAAGTTTTATTGGTGGGAGTCTGGATATTGGTGCACTATGGACATTGCTCATGATAGAGGTAGgaaatttatttattttgtttttaatGGCAACATATCAAGTGCAATCACCATTTTTCTGCTCCAGTTGTGGTATCATCTTTCCATCTGGACACCAATTTAACATGAAAATTCTGAAAATATTTGATGCAATAGTACATAGTGTTCTCCATCATTGAAATTTTTAACGTCAGAATGTCAGATTAAAAATGTGATAGAAGAAATAACGAATATATGTTCACACTGTGAATAGGATATTTTAGGTTGTACCATGGCACTGCCATAAAACTTATGGAAAATAACATGTTCTGTGAGGCTAATATTACTATCAAAATCCAAACATCCAAGTGCAGAAATGAAATAAACCACTTGGCTCAACCTGTTGGAGATATCTATACATGAAAAATTTCTTGCAGGAAAAGTTCCAGCTTAATTTGAATATTCATTGACTTATTTCAATAGGAGAATGAATCTAACAAAACACTCAAACTTCGTACGTCTGCAAAAGGCCATCAGTGTCTAATATTAGTTCTTGGATATACTGGTAGATACAAAAGAACCCCTATTAAAGTATATTGCGCCATATCAGGATTGAATTATATATTATTATAATAAAGTTACTCAATTTTTAGCTTGTAAAGGTGTGTTCCCTTTTTTGGGTCCAGATCATCATTTTTGTCTGACATGATTTTCTACAGCCGGTTTCTACATTTGCTGGGGATGCTTGGTATGGGTTCCATCGATATATACCTCTCCTGGAATGTACCTTGTCAATCATCCTGTGAATTTGGGTCCCCAGGTTATTTTTTTCAGACAATATCTTTGATACTTTGGTTCGTATTCACAGTTTTAGTTCTAAGACTTGAAAGGAATATTTGTTAATCTTGTTGCAGCTGGCACTGTCAATTCTTCTTGCTGGAATACTGTGCATCTATATAAACTATGATTGTGATCGTCAACGCCAAGAATTCCGCCGGACCAATGGAAAATGCTTAGTCTGGGGCAAAGCTCCGACAAAGGTCTTAGTTTTAAGCTTCTAAAATAGCCAAATGTACTTTCATGTTTGTAGATTTGCTTACATCTTTATTTTGGTGGAACTTCAGATTGTCGCTTCCTACCAGACCACAAATGGAGAAACAAAAACCAGTCTTCTCTTGACTTCTGGATGGTGAGTCTAAGATTCAGTTTTCTTTCTTTATGTTGTTCATAAAAAATGAAATTTACGTATATGCAGAGATGATAGCCATTTGAGCATGAGCCTTGGTTTTCTGTTTGGACAGGTGGGGCTTGACTCGTCACTTTCACTATGTCCCAGAAATACTATCAGCATTTTTCTGGACCGTCCCAGCTCTTTTCGATCACGTAAGCATGCCGTATATTGTATCATATGACAAATTTAGCTGGGATTGTATTAATTATTTTTCTTTGCTCACTTGCAGTTTCTCCCATATTTCTATGTGATATTTCTGACCATATTATTGCTCGACCGAGCAAAGAGGGATGACGATAGATGCTCATCAAAGTATGTAACGCAACCTTTCAGTTATCTGTTTAGCTAACACCGATAAATTGTTGTTTGTACTTATTTGGTTAGTTCGGGTTTAAGCAATATCCAGTTATGTGCTTTTGTGCCTGATGAAATTTCTTTTGTCAGGTATGGCAAGTATTGGAAGACCTACTGCAATAAAGTACCATACAGGGTTATTCCTGGTATTTATTGAACGCTTGGGCTACATTGACTACAACTACCAAGAAGAAACTCAGCTGATGATGTGATGCTGTCCCTGTTTGCATAATATCTACATTAGCTTGATGTATGCAGCAGTGGGTGGAGGGAAGTTTTGGTATCTGCACTGTATGTGGTGTGCCTACACTAGGTAATTTTTGTTTGCTACTAGTTGGGTTTAGGATTGTAATAGCTTGTTTGCACAAATTGTTTAAGGCAGCAAAAATGCACCGACATGTACTCTGTATTTTAATTACTAGCCAACCCGCTATTTATTTCATAACATATTGTTGTAAACTCGAAGACAACATTTCTTGGTAAACATTTGTACTTCTCATTATGAAATAAAGCTATATTTTTGCTGGTTTGTTGTTGGCTCTAGATTGACAAGACATGTGAAACCTCTTTTTTTGGTGTTTTTAACAGCTCGTTGGAAATAAAGCCGCCACATGACACCGACTCTTCCGTTGAGGCGTTGCCTCCAAGGACATACAAACGTTATAAAAACTTAGGGCCCCTTTGTTTTGGAGGATTTAAAGATATAGGAATAGAAAAATCATAGGAATGTGATGCATGTGCTAAGCAAAGAATAAGAATTGAGTtgcagaaaaagaagaaaaacacagaaATGCTAACAAGCATAATTAAATCCAGGTTAAAGTGGTATTTTTTCCCATGCGAAGCTACAGGGCTCCGGGTTCCACTATCATCAGATAACGGAACAAGTCCGCACTTCTATCCAACAAACCAGAACAAACAAGGAAAAGATAAACTAAAGATAAAAAAGGATCAAACTGTCATTCCTCCCGATTACAAATAATTAGGGTAACCTAGCAAACAGAATAAGGCATAATGTTAAAGTATATATAAAGATAAAACTAGGTTAGTATCATGTAATTTATGGTCTTTGGCTCGTTCTTTGTGCATGGAAATGTAGAAAAAGAGGTTTGAATGATTGTAGAATTTCTTTGTATTCCCTATAAACCTATGCCAAAAAGAGTATCTTCTGCACTTTTTATATGCTTCATTCTTTTGAATCAAATGGACAAATAGTATCACCAAAGAAAATTTTCCATTCCTATATTTTTCTCCAATATTCCTACAAATCAGGGCTCCTTCGATTCATAcgataggaaaatcataggaataggaaaaacaTATATTGAAATGTCATGCATACTTGAATCATATGGAAAGAAGTGTGATTGTAGCgaaggaatttttcatgaggcATGACCTAATATGTTTTCCTATaagatttgcactacaagattcctacatATATGATTATTTCCTACAGAATATGTTCCTATGCATCAAATAACTTATGTAGGAAATTTTCCTATAGGATCCATATTCAACATAATTCCTAtaaaatcctatgaatcaaagaggGCTTCATATAAGCCATGAAGCTTCACTCTAAACACCTATTTGGATCTATTTAGTGTCCGCTAGTTTCTTTGATTTCACTCAGTGTTCCTTTTCCATTTGCTTCCAATAGTTTGTCCTATCTAGAAAAATAGCTGGCATACGAATGTGGTTCCGATCCCTGTGATGCAAGAAGTCGTTTCGGTATACGATTTTATACAGTTCCTATTTTATTTATCATCCATAATTTGGAAGTCACATTTTATTTTTCTTGGGCATTACCTCCTAACAAGATTGATCTAATTTCACAGCTTTCAAGCGATCATACATGAATTTGTATTCGATAAAATAGTACGCGATGCTAAATTGGGATGCAACTCCTCGTGTCTCGCCCATGAGAGCGATGGTGACTGGATACATGTCTATGAAACTAATAAACTGGAGGATTCACTTCTCTTAATGGCTATTTGAAAGGACACATATGTCTCCTAGAGGGGGAGGTgattaggcggtttaaaacttttacgagatgggcttaacaaatgcggaataaaactaacgtttactttgtcaaacccaaagtctatatactatggttcacctacgtgtactaacaacttatgctaagcaatataagcaactaggtgatagcaagatatataacttcaagcacgatggttatcacaaagtaaagtgcataagtaaagagctcggataTAGAGATAATCGAGGCACAGGGAGAAGATGATTTATCcttaagttcacactcttgcgagtgctaatctcacttggagaggtgcggtggtttAGTGctgccgaacgccacaagagacttcaccttgaggtgtggttgctcgatgcacaccaacaccACAAAGGTCTCACCCGAAGATACGGTAGTCACACCACACATagagcgccacgaaggcgcctcaccttattctctggtgaccctcgccacaaaggcctaggtcacggttccactaagggatttccttcaatgcggaaaccgggccttacacaaaggttggtgcacacatccacaacttaattggaggctcccaacaaatcaccacaaaggcctagaatccgtctatggTTTCAAGAATCCAAGAGTAACAATCTTGCTTTCAGCACAACGAGTCACCGtgaagaactcaaaccgatgcaccaaatgcaatggcaagaacaccactaagatgttcaagtccttctctctcaaattccaacaaagctagaaaagctattgggggaataagagaggaagaacaaataagaggagaaCACCAAATTTTtctaagatctagatctagtggattcccctcacaaagagagggatttgattggttaagatgtagatctagatctccctcTCGTTTCCCTCAAATAggtgcaagaatcatggagggattagaGGGAGATGAAgcttctcaaggtcaacaatggagtagggagagagtagaagaagcaaccaatccaaggaggaagaaggaggtcTTATATACCTCGCCCAAtggaatatgaccgtttgggacatCCCAGGCTtcgaaaaacggctaaggacttaatGGAACTGCTCGCGGTAAGGGTGCCGGACATTTGTCTGGAAATTTTGTAATCTGGGCCGGAATTTCCGCCcccaaaaactgcagaaacaccaaaacgagaatgaccataacttgagcatccagactccgattttgatgatcttaggctcttttcgaagctagtaacaagctctacaagatcgtgCAGGGAActatcatagtccagtaaggtaggatagaaataaatgatgaaaggtttgacctatctaaaaaagacataccggtaaaacttccaacctcgaaaatgcaacaagttgcccgtgcaaaaatcattcttgatgaactagagtttgtcatgagaataataacaagctctaaatcatcacatggataagatccaaataacaaccaagaaatatgatgcaagaaTGCAAAGGTTTGAACTCTCCAAAGGATAcattcgagttactcactcgagagccctcttgatagtatgaCAACTAAATTATAAACGAGTCTCCAACTACATCATGAGACCGGTAAGCAGCAGCGGACTTACCGTCTGGGCACCCAGGTACGTGCCCAGGctcgttgatacgcgtacagcacgcgtccattgggaaccccaagaggaaggtgtgatgcgtatagcagcaagttttccctcagtaagaaaccaaggtttatcgaaccagtaggagccaagaagcacgttgaaggttgatggtggcggagtgtagtgcggcgcaacaccagggattccggcgccaacgtggaacctgcacaacacaaccaaaatactttgccccaacgtgacaatgaggttgtcaatctcaccggcttgctgtaacaaaggattagatgtatagtatggatgatgatgtttgcagagaacagtaagaacaatgtttgcagtagattgtattcgatgtaaaggaatggaccggggtccacagttcactagtggtgtctctccgataagaaatagcatgttgggtgaacaaattacagttgggcaattgacaaataaagatggcatgacaatgcacatacatattatgatgagtagtgtgagatttaattgggcattacgacaaagtacatagaccgctatccagcatgcatctatgcctaaaaagttcaccttcaggttagcatccgcaccccttccagtattaagttgcaaacaacagacaattgcattaagtatggtgcgtaatgtaatcaacacaaatatccttagacaaagcattgatgttttatccctagtggcaacagcacatccacaaccttagaactttctcacatcgtcctgcatttaatggaggcatgaacccactaccgagcataaatactccctcttggagttacaagtaacgacttggccagagcctctactagcaacggagagcatgcaagattataaacaacacatagatgatagattgata
It includes:
- the LOC127317341 gene encoding 7-dehydrocholesterol reductase, whose translation is MGKPAKPSPAAPPPPPPSKTVHSALLTYASMLSLLSLCPPFVILLWYTMVHADGSVVQTYQHLRDHGLLEGLRSIWPMPTVVAGKIILGFALFEAALQLLLPGKRFEGPVSPSGNVPVYKANGLQAYAVTLATYLSLWWFGIFNPAIVYDHLGEIFSTLVFGSFVFCILLYIKGHVAPSSSDSGSSGNAIIDFYWGMELYPRIGKHFDIKVFTNCRFGMMSWAVLAVTYCIKQYEMNGRVADSMLVNTALMLIYITKFYWWESGYWCTMDIAHDRAGFYICWGCLVWVPSIYTSPGMYLVNHPVNLGPQLALSILLAGILCIYINYDCDRQRQEFRRTNGKCLVWGKAPTKIVASYQTTNGETKTSLLLTSGWWGLTRHFHYVPEILSAFFWTVPALFDHFLPYFYVIFLTILLLDRAKRDDDRCSSKYGKYWKTYCNKVPYRVIPGIY